A stretch of DNA from Virgibacillus proomii:
CGGTTTCTCGTGAAGTTCCTGTCAACTTAGCAAGCTCTGTTAATGTCATTGGTAAATCAATAATTATCTTTTTTCCATCATGATACCCAAAATCATGAAGCAAGCACAAGATTGACTGTTCAACCCGATCCCTGACATTGGAAGTGGTCAATGTTAGGAGGCGATTTTCATGATACTCTAATATAGTTGATAAATGATTGATAATTACAAATAAATGTTCCATATTATCCATTGCTTTTTCTTCCAATATTTTCGTGGGTATATAATAGACAACAATACTCGTTAGTGCACATGCTGAATAATGATAAAAATTATCTTTAAAAAAACCGCCATAAGGAAACATACTGTATGGTTTTATATAGTCCACATACAATCTTGTAGCTTCTGTGTTCGATCTTTCTAATTTCACATACCCTTCACTTAAAAAATAGATTCGTTCACGGGGGTCGCCTTCCATAAATAACAATTGATTTTTTTTATATGTTCTTTCAAATAAATAATTCTTTAAATCTTCCAACTCAGCTTCCTTAAAGCGCGACAGGAATTCAAAATTGCCCAAATCCATGGTATCTTTTACTTTCATTTCAAGTCCCTCCCAATATAAAAACATCTAACAAGCATATTTTTAGATAACTTTTATTACCTCCCCGCTGCCACAGTACGTAACAACGTATGTAACCGATTACATAAAAAGTGATCGCTTCTAGCTTTTACTGTTTTATATTCTCAGCAGTATATTAGTTAATTATGGGTCATTTCGATGATTGCATTTTCTATATCCATACTAGAAAATACAAGAAAGTTCATCTTTGGGAATAAAAGGAACCGATACATGAAATAAAGAGTAATCATTACGAAATAATAAATAGTGTTATTATGATTTTAGGTGAAAATGATGCTGAATAGAACTCTAAAAAGCGCTAAAAATACCATATGATTCCACTTAGCACGAACAGCAAAATAAGAAAATTCTGTTATAGAGCAATTCCTAAACATTTAATTAGGAATTTTACTTTATCATATCTGACTTTAGCCTTAATATTTCCTGCTCCTCGTTTCTTTGCAGTAGTTTTAGTAATACAAACTTTTAAACCTGTTTCGCTTTCACAAACGCTATAAATGTCTTTATTAACGACATGTTAAAGAAAATAAATCCTTTATTGTTACGATCTAATATTGGATGATACTTCCTAAAAACTTAAAAAAGCTATGGACTAACCAAAACGTTATCCAGTTTAAACAGGTTCTTTTTTGAATTTGTAAAATTACCATTCCGGTAATCAAGTAATATGATAGCTTTTTTCATTAACAATGTCAAGTTTTAAATTACCATTTTGGTAAAAGAGGTGAATGATTTGAATGATATTGGAAAACGATTAATTGAATTAAGAAAAAAGCAAAATTTAGAACAAAAAGAGGCAGCAAAACTAATAGGAATTTCTAGCGTTAATTTATCCCGTTATGAAAAAGGCAATCGCACACCTAACCCAGAAATGCTAAAAAAGCTAGCTGAATTTTATAATGTAAAGCCATCTTATATCGCCTTTGGCGAAGAAGATTGTCATTTAAAATTTTTATCAGATGTGACAGAAGAAGAAGCAGAATTATTAAAAGCTTACTTAATAAAAATTCGTCAGGCAAGACAACAGAAGGAGTAAACACATTTCAACGTGCTAAGGGTTACTAAATAAAGCATCTCATAACACCTAATAGTAAATTATCTACTCTGTTATGGATAACTACTGGAAAAAAGAGATTCGCCACCTTGAAAAGTCATGGCTCCTAATCAAAGCGCAAATTTATATCAAATCAACATGTGGAAAGGGCGGCTGATTCCCGCCTTTTCGTTTTTATTTCAAAATAATTCAATTGGCTCTCGATAGACTTAAGCATGATAGAAATTCTTTTATTGAAGAGTGCATTAACATGAATTGGTAACACAATAAACGAGAATTTATTTGTTCTCATTTTACATTCACTTGCTTACCGAGATAGTAATTTAAATAACATAGTAACTCATGCTTATAGATAGGCTTCATCTTAATTGCACTACAAAACTCCCTTTCACTTCATCTCCCCATCTCAGTTCATACTTCTTTCTATCAACTATTGGGCCAACTCCTTCTGGTGTTCCCGTGTAAATAATATCACCTTTCTTCAAGCCAAAATTTGCCTGGATATACTCCA
This window harbors:
- a CDS encoding Crp/Fnr family transcriptional regulator yields the protein MKVKDTMDLGNFEFLSRFKEAELEDLKNYLFERTYKKNQLLFMEGDPRERIYFLSEGYVKLERSNTEATRLYVDYIKPYSMFPYGGFFKDNFYHYSACALTSIVVYYIPTKILEEKAMDNMEHLFVIINHLSTILEYHENRLLTLTTSNVRDRVEQSILCLLHDFGYHDGKKIIIDLPMTLTELAKLTGTSRETVSHIYNELKREGILSMVDKRLVIYDINYFMH
- a CDS encoding helix-turn-helix domain-containing protein, whose amino-acid sequence is MNDLNDIGKRLIELRKKQNLEQKEAAKLIGISSVNLSRYEKGNRTPNPEMLKKLAEFYNVKPSYIAFGEEDCHLKFLSDVTEEEAELLKAYLIKIRQARQQKE